A genomic stretch from Acetobacter ascendens includes:
- the parC gene encoding DNA topoisomerase IV subunit A, with protein sequence MSETAGHIEETKLAEALSERYLAYALSTIMSRSLPDVRDGLKPVHRRLVYAMHQLRLDPASGFKKCARVVGDVIGKFHPHGDASVYEALVRLAQDFAARYPLVEGQGNFGSVDGDNPAAMRYTEARLTEVAVALLDGIEDDAVDFRPTYDGEEQEPVVLPSAFPNLLANGAAGIAVGMATSIPPHNAAEVCAAAALLVRKPSATTQELLELMPGPDFPTGGLIVEDSDAILQAYETGRGSFRMRARWEVEQGRFGTWHIVVTQIPYQVQKSRLIEQIADLLNQKKLPLLGDIRDESTDEIRLVLEPKTRGIEPEVLMETLFRATPLESRFGLNMNVLGADRSPGVMGLKQVIQAWLNHRHEVLERRSRHRLTAVERRLEILSGFLAVYLNLDEVIRIIREDDDAKASLIATFKLTDLQAESVLNMRLRSLRRLEEMEIRKEHDALSAEKAALMALLDSEKQRWKTIERELTGMIKAFGKGRLGERRSTILSAPKLVDISVVEEVEREPLTMILSQKGWVRAVKGHNVDLENQKFKEGDALKLAIPCQTTDRLCFFATDGRAYTVKGTDLPRGRGDGQPIRLLIDLSNDEDLLAVFPIEDGKRRLVASSAGRGMLVEEDALVAEKRSGRQVLNLKEGEFARVCVPAEGDHVAVVGDNRRFLIFPLEQLPVMARGLGVALQKYSDGGLRQAVVFTAADGLHWPGTARIRQFADLQDWVSRRAAVGKVAPPWAAKKG encoded by the coding sequence ATGAGCGAAACCGCAGGACATATTGAGGAAACAAAACTGGCAGAGGCGCTGAGTGAGCGTTATCTGGCCTATGCGCTTTCCACCATCATGTCTCGCTCTTTGCCGGATGTGCGGGACGGGCTTAAGCCGGTGCATAGGCGCTTGGTTTATGCCATGCACCAACTCCGGTTAGATCCGGCTTCCGGCTTTAAAAAATGCGCCCGTGTGGTGGGTGATGTTATTGGTAAGTTCCACCCACATGGTGATGCTTCGGTTTATGAGGCACTGGTGCGGTTGGCGCAGGATTTTGCCGCGCGTTATCCGCTGGTAGAAGGGCAGGGGAACTTTGGTTCCGTTGATGGTGATAACCCAGCCGCCATGCGGTACACGGAAGCTCGTCTGACAGAAGTTGCTGTAGCCTTGTTGGATGGCATTGAAGATGATGCCGTAGATTTCCGCCCGACCTATGATGGTGAGGAGCAGGAACCTGTTGTTCTGCCATCGGCTTTCCCCAATCTTCTTGCCAATGGTGCGGCGGGTATTGCTGTGGGTATGGCAACCAGCATTCCGCCCCATAATGCCGCAGAGGTATGTGCCGCTGCTGCCCTGTTGGTACGTAAACCCTCTGCCACCACGCAGGAACTGCTAGAGCTTATGCCGGGGCCGGATTTTCCCACTGGTGGTCTGATTGTTGAAGATTCGGATGCCATTTTGCAGGCCTACGAAACCGGGCGCGGTAGCTTTAGGATGCGTGCGCGGTGGGAGGTCGAACAGGGCCGTTTTGGCACGTGGCATATTGTTGTCACGCAAATCCCGTATCAGGTGCAAAAATCCCGCCTGATTGAGCAGATTGCTGATTTGCTGAATCAGAAAAAACTGCCTCTGCTGGGGGATATCCGCGATGAAAGTACGGATGAAATCCGCTTGGTTCTGGAGCCCAAAACACGTGGCATAGAACCAGAAGTGCTGATGGAAACGCTGTTCCGTGCCACACCGCTGGAAAGTCGCTTTGGCCTGAACATGAATGTGCTGGGGGCGGATCGCTCCCCCGGTGTCATGGGGCTTAAACAGGTTATTCAGGCATGGTTGAACCATCGGCATGAGGTGCTGGAACGCCGCAGCCGCCATAGGCTGACAGCGGTGGAACGGCGGCTGGAAATTCTTTCGGGTTTTCTGGCTGTTTACCTTAATCTGGATGAGGTTATCCGCATTATTCGTGAAGATGATGATGCCAAGGCCAGCCTTATAGCCACGTTCAAGCTGACAGATTTGCAGGCAGAATCCGTGCTCAACATGCGGCTGCGGAGTTTGCGTCGGCTTGAGGAAATGGAAATCCGCAAGGAACATGATGCACTTTCCGCCGAGAAAGCAGCATTGATGGCGTTGCTTGATAGCGAAAAACAGCGCTGGAAAACGATCGAGCGCGAACTCACTGGTATGATCAAGGCCTTCGGGAAAGGCCGCTTGGGCGAGCGTAGAAGCACCATTCTTTCTGCACCCAAGCTAGTCGATATTTCTGTGGTGGAAGAAGTGGAGCGCGAACCACTGACCATGATCCTTTCTCAAAAAGGATGGGTGCGTGCGGTTAAGGGCCACAATGTTGATCTGGAAAACCAGAAATTCAAGGAAGGAGATGCCCTTAAGCTGGCTATTCCTTGCCAGACAACAGATAGGCTATGCTTCTTTGCAACGGATGGACGGGCCTATACCGTAAAAGGAACAGATCTGCCGCGAGGCCGTGGAGATGGGCAACCTATTCGTCTGTTGATTGATCTTTCCAACGATGAAGACCTTCTGGCTGTTTTCCCAATAGAAGATGGAAAACGTCGTTTGGTGGCTTCAAGCGCTGGGCGCGGTATGCTGGTGGAAGAAGACGCCTTGGTTGCGGAAAAACGCTCTGGCCGACAGGTACTGAACCTGAAGGAAGGCGAGTTTGCCCGCGTATGTGTGCCTGCAGAAGGGGACCACGTTGCTGTTGTAGGGGATAATCGGCGATTCCTGATTTTCCCACTGGAACAGTTGCCTGTTATGGCGCGGGGTCTTGGTGTGGCCCTGCAAAAATACTCGGATGGTGGTTTGCGCCAAGCCGTAGTGTTTACCGCAGCAGATGGGCTGCACTGGCCGGGTACTGCACGCATACGCCAGTTTGCTGATCTGCAAGATTGGGTCAGCCGTCGTGCAGCCGTTGGCAAGGTTGCGCCACCTTGGGCTGCTAAAAAAGGCTAA
- the tsf gene encoding translation elongation factor Ts — protein sequence MAAITAALVKDLREKTGAGMMDCKKALNEANGDIEAAIDWLRTKGLAAAAKKSGRVAAEGLVGVASADKVAAMVEVNAETDFVARNESFQNFVESVAKVALKVGEDLEAIKAATLETGRTVADELTHLVATIGENMTLRRARVFTVPSGVVATYVHGALRPGLGKIGVLAAVEAPTADEAIEQLGRQVGMHVAATRPSALDVSSLDPAEVERERAVLVEQSRASGKPEAIIEKMVEGRIRKFYEEVVLLEQVWVHDGENRVKDVLKKAGVKLVGFDRFQLGEGIEKEEDDFAAEVAKVAGA from the coding sequence ATGGCGGCAATTACGGCTGCATTGGTCAAGGATCTGCGCGAAAAAACCGGCGCAGGCATGATGGACTGCAAAAAAGCACTGAACGAAGCCAACGGTGATATCGAAGCCGCTATTGATTGGCTGCGCACCAAGGGTCTTGCTGCTGCGGCAAAAAAATCTGGCCGTGTTGCTGCTGAAGGTCTGGTAGGCGTTGCCTCTGCAGATAAAGTGGCTGCCATGGTTGAAGTGAACGCTGAAACCGACTTTGTAGCCCGTAACGAATCCTTCCAGAACTTTGTGGAATCCGTTGCCAAGGTTGCGCTCAAGGTTGGTGAAGATCTGGAAGCCATTAAGGCTGCCACGCTTGAAACCGGTCGCACCGTTGCTGACGAACTGACACATCTGGTTGCAACCATTGGTGAAAACATGACCCTGCGTCGGGCTCGTGTCTTCACTGTGCCTTCTGGCGTTGTTGCTACCTATGTTCACGGTGCTTTGCGCCCCGGTCTGGGTAAGATTGGCGTTTTGGCTGCTGTTGAAGCTCCGACAGCTGATGAAGCTATCGAACAGCTTGGCCGTCAGGTTGGCATGCATGTTGCCGCCACACGTCCTTCTGCTCTGGATGTTTCCAGCCTTGACCCGGCAGAAGTTGAACGTGAACGCGCAGTGCTGGTTGAACAGTCCCGTGCTTCCGGCAAGCCAGAAGCTATCATCGAAAAGATGGTCGAAGGTCGTATCCGTAAGTTCTACGAAGAAGTTGTGCTTCTGGAACAGGTATGGGTGCATGATGGCGAAAACCGCGTGAAAGATGTGCTGAAGAAAGCTGGCGTTAAGCTGGTTGGCTTTGACCGCTTCCAGCTGGGTGAAGGCATCGAAAAGGAAGAAGATGACTTTGCTGCTGAAGTCGCCAAAGTTGCTGGCGCCTAA
- the recO gene encoding DNA repair protein RecO: MTDKGGTSYQQEAPALVLFAGVQGETSARVHILTEDYGPLRGIAYGGASKTGRALWQPGNVVKTNFHKRSAAAPLQISGELLYACAARLLDAPLALGMVQSVCVLADVTLPEADPCPFLFAETVRLLTFLGYDPIVAEREGMPHVVRWEMALLATLGFGLDLSACAVTGSAENLHYVSPRTGRAVSEEGAGEWKDRLLPLPSFLRDTEQTGNAADWLEGLRLTGHFLARDAFGQRHLPLPAARQRMYDRLEMRVLADQTPITE; this comes from the coding sequence ATGACGGACAAGGGCGGGACTTCCTATCAACAGGAGGCTCCCGCCCTTGTGCTTTTTGCAGGTGTGCAGGGTGAAACCAGCGCACGCGTGCATATTCTAACAGAAGATTATGGCCCTCTAAGGGGTATAGCCTATGGCGGGGCTAGTAAAACAGGCCGGGCCCTTTGGCAGCCAGGCAATGTTGTTAAAACAAACTTCCATAAACGCAGTGCCGCTGCACCATTACAAATTTCAGGCGAGCTCCTTTACGCCTGTGCCGCACGGTTGCTGGATGCTCCGTTAGCGTTAGGTATGGTGCAATCTGTTTGTGTGTTGGCAGATGTGACTCTGCCAGAAGCTGATCCTTGCCCATTCCTTTTTGCAGAAACAGTGCGCTTGCTCACTTTTTTGGGGTATGATCCTATTGTTGCAGAGCGTGAAGGTATGCCTCACGTCGTGCGGTGGGAAATGGCATTGCTGGCAACATTGGGTTTTGGGCTGGATTTATCAGCTTGTGCCGTTACTGGCAGTGCAGAAAATTTGCATTATGTTTCACCACGCACAGGTCGAGCAGTTAGCGAAGAAGGTGCGGGAGAGTGGAAAGATCGGCTTTTGCCACTTCCATCTTTTTTACGAGATACAGAACAAACCGGTAATGCCGCAGATTGGTTGGAAGGTTTACGCCTGACAGGCCATTTTCTGGCACGGGATGCTTTTGGCCAGCGCCATTTACCGTTACCCGCAGCCCGCCAACGGATGTATGATCGGCTGGAAATGCGTGTTCTGGCAGACCAAACACCTATAACCGAGTAG
- a CDS encoding IS5 family transposase (programmed frameshift), translated as MWEPLIEAVRPRGKTPPHDLRRTIAAIFWRHENGAKWRSIPAELGPWWRAAQLFIRWAKLGVWERLLELVQDHHGVALGMTFLDGTNIRAHHKAAGAPKKGASFEERDHREALGRSRGGYGTKVCVIADGHGKAIGFALAPGQAHELPLAPAMLDDLPSVPLWVVADKGYASDAFRERIWDMGARPAIPAKRRDAPVACPKWAYRCRHLVENLWARLKEWRAVATRYEKTATSFLAVIHIAAAADWIKC; from the exons ATCTGGGAACCGCTGATTGAGGCGGTTCGGCCAAGGGGCAAGACACCGCCCCATGATCTGCGGCGTACGATAGCAGCGATCTTCTGGCGTCATGAGAATGGTGCGAAATGGCGAAGTATCCCCGCTGAGCTGGGTCCGTGGTGGCGGGCGGCGCAGCTTTTCATCCGCTGGGCGAAACTGGGGGTGTGGGAACGCCTGCTCGAACTGGTTCAGGACCACCACGGAGTGGCGCTGGGCATGACTTTTCTGGATGGCACGAACATCAGGGCTCACCACAAGGCGGCGGGAGCCC CAAAAAAAGGGGCCTCTTTCGAAGAGCGAGACCATCGTGAAGCACTTGGCCGCTCTCGCGGCGGCTATGGCACAAAAGTGTGCGTGATCGCGGACGGACACGGAAAAGCCATTGGTTTCGCTCTGGCACCCGGACAGGCCCATGAACTGCCACTGGCGCCAGCCATGCTCGACGATCTCCCCTCTGTTCCCCTGTGGGTCGTGGCGGACAAAGGCTACGCGTCAGACGCCTTTCGTGAACGGATATGGGACATGGGAGCCCGACCGGCCATTCCCGCGAAACGACGCGATGCGCCGGTCGCCTGTCCCAAATGGGCCTATCGATGCCGACATCTTGTGGAGAACCTCTGGGCTCGTCTCAAGGAATGGCGCGCTGTCGCAACCAGATACGAAAAAACAGCAACCTCGTTCCTCGCGGTCATCCACATCGCTGCCGCCGCAGACTGGATCAAGTGCTAA